One window of Siniperca chuatsi isolate FFG_IHB_CAS linkage group LG15, ASM2008510v1, whole genome shotgun sequence genomic DNA carries:
- the bend3 gene encoding BEN domain-containing protein 3: protein MNSAEHGEVSDEAMLEKEHKHVPDVKEEMEDFAICEPPEGLGGGSPGATEAGKRSSAEMGPDTNQSTSSKRVRVSSEMRRHLVDESSRLEPLCLTTTGEKRDCVQQKSRVSYRKPLFSISHRISEKRNTPSLELQVSHGAGNELNYSSVLSSKLQSSEGNGPLDTFPTTDTSGQASSTDSSLYPLIEKMFLILNTLNSSMTQLHSKVDLLTLEVMRIKKQIKPAEMVTEFQPPPEYLLTSDELNQLMEQTSSAGELGCRLLVHLFPELFKARDCSHECMATKRTLESLHLQLIRNYVEVCYPSVKNNSVWQEECLLQVNDLFNRFWAQRDMESARLLRKQTITGAGIKAEHPQTYRFINEQGQEEHISLDNQQSGLAVSDLAFNTQATEELDEFSSPEDFVIFLMHRLFPEVFEEGKMPEGSSSFSSVGQLILDSDKMEIIRKYMEANFPDVPEDSWLQVCIQHMEDALEGPHSNGNGSEHDNINDEGYDLASLPEDVSIIKVPEEGDYERPSRKSKKSLLTPVDFDNLEIPLPDFTVTQEYLLSREQLKNNYECSLSIGNFASRLLVLMFPELFTHENTRKQYNCSGSLGKKQLDPVRVNLIRHYVQLVYPRAKNDRVWMLEFVGKLDERCRRRDTEQRRSYLQQRKVYGQESEQDFLCQLNQLNQDSMREDPDIPSLPPEKSSKDFCKIPLDELTVSKPDFPVPSVYLLSDTEVREIVQQSLSVGNFAARLLVRLFPELFTQENLRLQYNHSGACNKKQLDPVRLRLIRHYVEAVYPVDKMEEVWHYECVPSIDERCRRPNRKKCDILKKAKRSSTVS from the exons ATGAATTCCGCTGAGCATGGAGAAGTTTCAGATGAAGCGATGCTTGAGAAAG AACACAAGCACGTCCCGGACGTTaaggaagagatggaggacTTTGCTATTTGCGAGCCACCTGAAGGACTTGGAGGAGGATCTCCTGGTGCCACTGAGGCTGGTAAACGGTCATCTGCAGAGATGGGCCCTGACACCAACCAGTCCACCAGCAGCAAGAGAGTCAGAGTCTCTAGTGAG ATGAGGCGGCACTTGGTAGATGAGAGCAGCAGACTTGAGCCTCTTTGCCTCACCACGACTGGAGAGAAGAGGGATTGCGTCCAGCAGAAATCCAGAGTTTCCTACAGAAAGCCTCTCTTCAGCATCTCCCACAGGATCTCGGAGAAGAGGAACACACCAAGTCTGGAGCTGCAGGTCAGCCATGGTGCTGGGAATGAGCTCAACTACAGCAGCGTCCTCTCATCCAAGCTCCAAAGTTCAGAAGGAAATGGCCCATTGGACACCTTTCCCACCACAGACACTTCAGGCCAAGCTTCGTCAACAGACTCTAGCCTTTATCcgctgattgagaaaatgtttctcATTCTCAATACCCTCAATTCAAGCATGACACAACTGCATAGCAAAGTGGACTTGTTAACCCTCGAGGTCATGCGAATAAAGAAGCAGATCAAACCAGCTGAGATGGTGACGGAGTTCCAGCCTCCGCCTGAATATCTGCTAACAAGTGATGAATTGAATCAGCTGATGGAGCAGACATCCAGCGCTGGGGAGCTTGGGTGTCGGCTGCTGGTGCATCTCTTTCCAGAGCTGTTTAAAGCCAGGGATTGCTCTCATGAATGCATGGCAACCAAGAGAACACTGGAGTCTCTACATCTGCAGCTGATCCGTAACTATGTTGAGGTATGCTACCCTTCGGTCAAGAACAACAGCGTCTGGCAGGAAGAATGCCTCCTTCAGGTTAATGACTTGTTCAATCGCTTCTGGGCACAGAGGGACATGGAGAGTGCTCGGCTGCTCAGGAAGCAGACAATCACAGGTGCTGGGATAAAGGCTGAGCATCCTCAAACCTATCGTTTCATTAATGAGCAGGGCCAGGAGGAGCATATCTCTCTAGATAACCAGCAGAGCGGCTTGGCTGTGTCAGACCTTGCTTTCAATACACAAGCCACAGAGGAACTCGATGAGTTCTCCTCCCCTGAGGactttgttatttttcttatgCACCGTCTCTTCCCTGAGGTTTTTGAAGAGGGGAAAATGCCAGAAGGCTCCAGTAGTTTCAGTAGTGTGGGGCAGCTAATTCTGGACTCTGACAAGATGGAAATAATAAGAAAGTATATGGAAGCTAATTTTCCTGATGTGCCTGAGGACAGCTGGCTTCAGGTATGCATTCAGCATATGGAGGATGCACTCGAGGGTCCTCACAGTAATGGCAATGGGAGTGAACATGACAATATCAACGATGAGGGCTATGACCTGGCCAGCCTTCCTGAAGATGTTTCTATTATTAAGGTTCCAGAGGAGGGTGATTATGAAAGGCCCAGTCGCAAGTCCAAAAAGTCGCTCCTTACTCCCGTGGATTTTGACAATCTGGAGATTCCTCTTCCTGACTTTACTGTTACCCAAGAGTACCTCTTGTCCAGGGAGCAGCTGAAGAACAACTATGAATGTAGCTTGTCCATTGGGAACTTTGCTTCTCGGCTGCTGGTGCTTATGTTCCCTGAGCTCTTCACCCACGAGAACACACGGAAGCAGTACAACTGCAGCGGTTCTCTTGGTAAGAAACAGCTTGACCCTGTTCGCGTAAATCTGATCCGTCATTATGTGCAGTTAGTCTACCCTCGGGCCAAGAATGACAGAGTGTGGATGTTGGAATTTGTGGGCAAACTTGATGAGAGGTGTCGGAGGCGTGACACGGAGCAGAGAAGATCCTACCTGCAGCAACGTAAAGTATATGGTCAAGAGTCAGAGCAGGACTTTCTCTGCCAGCTGAACCAGCTCAATCAAGACAGCATGAGGGAGGATCCAGACATTCCCTCTTTACCCCCTGAGAAAAGTAGCAAAGACTTTTGTAAAATTCCCCTGGACGAACTGACTGTATCCAAACCTGACTTCCCTGTGCCTTCTGTGTACCTGCTCTCAGACACTGAGGTACGGGAAATCGTCCAGCAGAGTCTCTCTGTAGGGAACTTTGCTGCCCGCCTGTTGGTCCGCCTCTTCCCTGAGCTGTTCACCCAGGAGAACCTGCGGCTGCAGTACAACCATTCAGGGGCTTGCAACAAGAAGCAGCTTGACCCTGTCCGCCTCAGATTGATTCGTCACTACGTGGAAGCAGTGTATCCTGTGGATAAGATGGAGGAGGTGTGGCACTATGAATGCGTGCCAAGCATTGACGAACGCTGCCGGCGCCCCAATCGCAAGAAGTGTGACATTCTTAAGAAGGCCAAGAGGTCAAGCACTGTGTCGTAG
- the mtres1 gene encoding mitochondrial transcription rescue factor 1 isoform X1, protein MKVTGWSANMQSLVVQALAMRQLGRLNPRHLLAAGYGLRQTEWCPRAIHTRQLWGRSAFPALGCHRPAFRGRDAVRGWSVYHLRFKSSKKKGAARTVQEEEEEDEDEKDPEDSDYEDEVDETPNLPKDYKDMEKYVQSFRYDVIMKAGLDMARNKIEDAFYNNKLRVNGQKLIKKSKVVKVGDTLDLVLSENRETNTVILMRVVLRRVFGESSNTEKYKIAIRRWKCLELSKDEAFKP, encoded by the exons ATGAAAG TGACTGGGTGGAGCGCCAACATGCAGAGTTTGGTGGTGCAGGCACTTGCCATGAGGCAGCTGGGAAGGCTGAACCCCCGCCACCTGCTGGCTGCTGGATATGGGCTGAGGCAGACTGAATGGTGTCCCAGGGCCATCCACACACGCCAGCTGTGGGGCCGCTCGGCTTTCCCCGCACTTGGCTGTCACAGGCCTGCGTTCCGTGGCAGAGACGCTGTCAGGGGTTGGTCTGTCTATCATCTGAGGTTTAAAAGCAGCAAGAAGAAAGGTGCTGCTAGGACagtacaggaggaagaggaggaagatgaggatgaaAAAGACCCTGAGGACAGTGATTATGAAGATGAAGTGGATGAGACCCCAAATCTACCAAAGGATTATAAAGACATGGAGAAATATGTGCAGTCCTTTCGCTATGATGTCATCATGAAAGCTGGCCTGGACATGGCACGCAA TAAAATTGAGGACGCCTTCTATAACAACAAGCTCAGAGTAAATGGACAGAAACTCATCAAGAAAAGTAAAGTG GTGAAAGTCGGGGACACCTTGGACCTGGTTCTGTCGGAGAACCGCGAAACAAACACTGTTATTCTGATGAGAGTCGTCCTCCGGAGGGTTTTTGGTGAATCCAGTAACACAGAAAAGTACAAAATTGCCATAAGGCGCTGGAAATGTCTAGAACTTTCAAAGGACGAGGCCTTTAAGCCATGA
- the mtres1 gene encoding mitochondrial transcription rescue factor 1 isoform X2, with product MQSLVVQALAMRQLGRLNPRHLLAAGYGLRQTEWCPRAIHTRQLWGRSAFPALGCHRPAFRGRDAVRGWSVYHLRFKSSKKKGAARTVQEEEEEDEDEKDPEDSDYEDEVDETPNLPKDYKDMEKYVQSFRYDVIMKAGLDMARNKIEDAFYNNKLRVNGQKLIKKSKVVKVGDTLDLVLSENRETNTVILMRVVLRRVFGESSNTEKYKIAIRRWKCLELSKDEAFKP from the exons ATGCAGAGTTTGGTGGTGCAGGCACTTGCCATGAGGCAGCTGGGAAGGCTGAACCCCCGCCACCTGCTGGCTGCTGGATATGGGCTGAGGCAGACTGAATGGTGTCCCAGGGCCATCCACACACGCCAGCTGTGGGGCCGCTCGGCTTTCCCCGCACTTGGCTGTCACAGGCCTGCGTTCCGTGGCAGAGACGCTGTCAGGGGTTGGTCTGTCTATCATCTGAGGTTTAAAAGCAGCAAGAAGAAAGGTGCTGCTAGGACagtacaggaggaagaggaggaagatgaggatgaaAAAGACCCTGAGGACAGTGATTATGAAGATGAAGTGGATGAGACCCCAAATCTACCAAAGGATTATAAAGACATGGAGAAATATGTGCAGTCCTTTCGCTATGATGTCATCATGAAAGCTGGCCTGGACATGGCACGCAA TAAAATTGAGGACGCCTTCTATAACAACAAGCTCAGAGTAAATGGACAGAAACTCATCAAGAAAAGTAAAGTG GTGAAAGTCGGGGACACCTTGGACCTGGTTCTGTCGGAGAACCGCGAAACAAACACTGTTATTCTGATGAGAGTCGTCCTCCGGAGGGTTTTTGGTGAATCCAGTAACACAGAAAAGTACAAAATTGCCATAAGGCGCTGGAAATGTCTAGAACTTTCAAAGGACGAGGCCTTTAAGCCATGA